A single window of Pyxicephalus adspersus chromosome 10, UCB_Pads_2.0, whole genome shotgun sequence DNA harbors:
- the LOC140339113 gene encoding uncharacterized protein codes for MAELNAAGPSDKKLLPESGTAAPLAKFPASPLMEDHLLPPSGHFLDCIDGTLYPSVTGTVEPFWNRNSLQYPTTTQYSLYSNLGGAYMAEPSRLLPGPQALPESEVTPFLTPTYCSNCKKMFATHEAYSRHEAMHTLGAKLFPCVECGKYYRHNTALVIHRRTHTGEKPYSCAECGRRFNARSSLVTHSKVHAGKKNCPECGKSFIRTDDLFHHQLIHNRERKFSCDDCSKCFKSECELTAHRRVHPTGDLFLCSGCGRDFTQYSKLLQHQKSHPQPPPILITKKSMLAD; via the coding sequence GTCCATCTGATAAGAAGCTCCTCCCAGAGTCCGGGACTGCCGCTCCCCTGGCCAAGTTCCCAGCCTCGCCTCTGATGGAGGATCACTTGCTGCCCCCTTCTGGCCACTTCCTGGATTGCATTGATGGGACATTGTATCCTTCAGTCACTGGGACTGTGGAGCCATTCTGGAACAGAAATTCCCTTCAATACCCCACCACTACACAGTACTCTCTCTACTCCAATTTGGGCGGAGCTTATATGGCAGAGCCGAGCAGACTCCTCCCGGGACCCCAGGCACTTCCAGAGTCCGAAGTGACCCCATTCCTAACGCCTACATACTGCTCCaactgcaagaaaatgtttgccaCCCATGAAGCATACAGCAGACATGAGGCCATGCACACTCTGGGTGCCAAGCTCTTCCCATGTGTGGAGTGTGGTAAGTATTACCGGCACAACACGGCATTGGTCATCCATCGAAGGACCCACACCGGTGAGAAGCCCTATAGCTGTGCGGAGTGCGGCCGGCGCTTTAATGCCCGTTCCAGCCTGGTCACCCACAGCAAGGTTCATGCTGGTAAGAAGAATTGCCCTGAGTGTGGTAAGTCCTTCATCCGGACAGATGACCTCTTCCACCACCAGCTCATCCACAACCGAGAAAGAAAGTTCTCCTGTGACGACTGCAGCAAATGCTTCAAGTCAGAGTGCGAGCTTACGGCCCATCGCAGGGTGCATCCAACGGGGGACCTCTTCTTGTGTTCCGGCTGTGGCAGAGACTTCACCCAGTACTCCAAACTACTGCAACACCAGAAGAGCCACCCACAGCCACCACCCATCCTTATCACTAAAAAGAGTATGCTGGCTGACTAG